Proteins from a single region of Belliella baltica DSM 15883:
- a CDS encoding fatty acid desaturase, which yields MSEKVFHTNRIDPKGVLIASAVIFLWFLSLVFLLNFDLNWKNPLTYLGILIQTHLYTGLFITSHDAMHGLVSKNKKVNHAFGWFSAILFSYNFYWKLFPKHHEHHKFVATDKDPDYHSSDNFFLWYFSFIKQYVTIWQILLMAVTFNILKLFLPTENLIVFWMLPAVMATLQLFYFGTFKPHMGESQNAHHSKTQPKNHLWAFLSCYFFGYHFEHHDSPGTPWWRLWRVKEQNI from the coding sequence GTGTCCGAAAAAGTATTCCATACCAATAGAATTGATCCGAAAGGTGTTTTGATTGCTTCGGCAGTTATTTTTTTATGGTTCCTATCACTTGTGTTTTTATTGAATTTTGATTTGAATTGGAAAAATCCGCTAACTTATTTGGGGATTTTGATTCAAACGCATCTTTACACAGGTCTTTTCATCACTTCTCACGATGCGATGCATGGTCTTGTATCAAAAAATAAAAAAGTGAACCATGCCTTTGGTTGGTTCTCGGCCATTCTTTTTTCTTATAACTTCTATTGGAAGCTTTTTCCAAAACACCACGAGCATCACAAATTCGTCGCTACAGACAAAGACCCTGATTATCATAGTTCGGATAATTTTTTCCTTTGGTACTTTAGTTTTATCAAACAATATGTTACCATCTGGCAAATCCTCTTAATGGCCGTTACATTCAACATTCTTAAACTTTTTCTTCCAACTGAAAATCTAATTGTTTTTTGGATGCTTCCAGCAGTAATGGCAACTTTACAATTGTTTTACTTTGGAACCTTCAAGCCGCACATGGGCGAATCTCAAAATGCGCATCACTCCAAAACACAACCAAAAAACCATTTATGGGCATTCTTATCTTGCTATTTTTTTGGATATCATTTTGAACATCACGATTCTCCCGGGACTCCTTGGTGGAGACTTTGGAGAGTAAAAGAACAAAACATCTAA
- a CDS encoding 4-hydroxy-3-methylbut-2-enyl diphosphate reductase, which yields MMSLQVHIDQHSGFCFGVVYAIEMAEEILDEQGYLYCLGDIVHNDEEVNRLTKKGLKIINLEELQHLKDEKVLIRAHGEPPSTYELSIKNNLTLIDASCPVVLKLQNRIKNSFDKDETIYIYGKHGHAEVIGLLGQTNNKAVVFQDISELDIPSLPKSMTLYSQTTKSTDKFYEINEILKVNDIVVNTNDTICRQVSNRDKELRAFAEKFDKIIFVSGTKSSNGKVLYNVCKEKNPNTHFVSNQDQVCPSWFSPNDTVGICGATSTPMWLMEQVKERLINF from the coding sequence ATGATGAGTCTTCAAGTACATATAGACCAACATTCTGGCTTTTGCTTCGGCGTAGTTTATGCCATAGAGATGGCTGAAGAAATTTTAGATGAACAAGGTTATTTATATTGCCTAGGAGATATCGTACACAATGATGAGGAGGTAAATAGGCTGACGAAAAAAGGCTTGAAAATCATCAATCTTGAGGAACTTCAACATTTGAAAGATGAAAAAGTTCTCATTCGAGCACATGGTGAACCACCTTCTACTTACGAATTATCCATCAAAAACAACCTCACACTTATAGATGCTAGTTGCCCAGTAGTTTTAAAACTCCAGAATAGGATCAAAAACTCCTTTGATAAAGACGAGACGATCTATATTTATGGAAAGCATGGACATGCTGAAGTGATAGGTTTACTTGGTCAGACTAACAACAAAGCGGTAGTCTTTCAAGATATATCTGAGTTAGATATTCCAAGTTTACCAAAAAGCATGACATTATACAGTCAGACTACTAAGAGCACGGATAAATTCTATGAAATCAACGAGATTTTGAAAGTAAATGACATCGTAGTCAACACCAATGATACAATTTGCCGTCAAGTTTCAAATAGAGACAAAGAACTGAGAGCTTTTGCTGAGAAGTTTGATAAAATTATTTTTGTCAGTGGAACTAAGTCTTCGAATGGCAAGGTTCTCTATAATGTCTGTAAAGAAAAGAATCCAAATACCCATTTTGTATCCAATCAAGATCAGGTTTGTCCTTCTTGGTTTTCACCAAATGACACTGTAGGTATTTGCGGCGCTACATCTACACCCATGTGGCTGATGGAGCAGGTCAAAGAAAGATTGATCAACTTCTAA
- a CDS encoding lycopene cyclase domain-containing protein, which yields MDIYLYLLLNLLTISFPLFRSFENRIQYYKNWYALFPGILVTGAFFLIWDHWFTVIGVWEFNPRYILGIYFFELPLEEWLFFLTVPFACVFIYEVLKYFVPKDIFAAVAKPITFVLIVLFVLIGVLNLDKWYTSVNFIVAAVVLSIHYIVLKTKFLGRFYLTYLVSLIPFLLVNGVLTGSFIDEPVVKYNDMENLSIRLFTIPIEDTVYSMTLLLMTISIYELIKSKKTIKPALS from the coding sequence ATGGATATCTATCTTTATTTACTCCTTAATCTTCTTACGATTTCATTTCCTTTATTTAGATCGTTTGAAAATCGCATTCAATATTACAAAAATTGGTATGCCCTGTTTCCAGGTATTCTTGTCACAGGTGCCTTCTTCTTGATTTGGGATCATTGGTTTACTGTAATAGGAGTTTGGGAATTCAATCCCCGATATATTCTTGGGATTTATTTCTTCGAATTACCGTTGGAAGAGTGGCTTTTCTTTTTGACTGTTCCATTTGCCTGCGTATTTATTTACGAGGTGTTGAAATACTTTGTGCCCAAAGACATTTTTGCCGCTGTAGCCAAACCAATTACATTTGTTTTAATTGTGCTTTTTGTATTAATTGGAGTATTGAATTTGGATAAATGGTATACTTCTGTAAATTTTATTGTAGCTGCTGTCGTTTTATCAATTCATTATATCGTTTTGAAAACGAAATTTCTTGGGAGATTTTATTTAACCTATTTGGTCTCGCTTATCCCATTTCTTTTAGTAAATGGCGTACTAACTGGTTCATTCATAGATGAGCCAGTAGTGAAATATAATGACATGGAAAACTTATCGATCAGATTGTTCACCATTCCTATTGAAGATACAGTTTATTCCATGACCCTATTATTGATGACGATTAGTATCTATGAGTTGATAAAAAGTAAAAAAACAATTAAACCCGCTTTAAGTTAA
- a CDS encoding phytoene/squalene synthase family protein, producing MDAKALFDQTTFECSRLITQRYSTSFTLGIKTLNKKYHLPIYAIYGFVRYADEIVDTFHDQDKKSLLELFKKDTYKAIEDGISLNPVLHAFQIIVNQYNIDLDLIEAFLHSMEMDLDFKTYNDSKYHEYIYGSAEVVGLMCLEVFCEGNDEEYQKLKESACKLGAAFQKVNFLRDIKSDYEERGRVYFPGVDFLTFDKLTKATIEEDIQKDFDEALIGINNLPIGAKMGVKVAYLYYQKLFDKIKTLPPEVITQERIRIPNSRKLSLLLGTYFGMKLGFA from the coding sequence ATGGATGCAAAAGCCCTCTTTGATCAGACCACCTTTGAGTGCAGTCGGTTGATTACTCAAAGGTACAGTACTAGCTTTACTCTCGGGATAAAAACGCTCAACAAAAAGTACCATTTGCCGATCTACGCCATTTATGGTTTTGTAAGATATGCTGATGAAATTGTAGATACTTTTCATGATCAGGATAAAAAATCTCTCTTGGAGCTTTTTAAAAAAGACACATACAAAGCAATTGAAGATGGTATTAGTTTAAATCCAGTGCTTCACGCTTTTCAAATCATAGTCAATCAATATAATATTGATTTGGATTTGATTGAGGCATTTCTTCATAGCATGGAAATGGACTTAGATTTCAAAACTTATAACGATTCGAAATATCACGAATATATCTATGGTTCTGCAGAAGTGGTAGGCCTCATGTGTTTGGAGGTCTTCTGTGAAGGCAATGATGAAGAATATCAAAAATTAAAAGAATCAGCTTGCAAACTTGGTGCAGCATTTCAGAAAGTCAATTTCCTTAGAGACATCAAAAGTGATTATGAGGAAAGAGGGAGAGTTTATTTTCCTGGTGTAGATTTTTTGACTTTTGACAAACTCACCAAAGCTACCATTGAAGAAGATATTCAGAAAGACTTTGATGAAGCACTGATAGGAATTAATAATTTACCAATCGGAGCTAAAATGGGTGTAAAAGTAGCTTATCTCTATTACCAAAAACTATTTGACAAAATAAAAACTTTGCCACCTGAAGTGATTACCCAAGAGCGAATTAGAATTCCAAACTCTAGAAAACTTTCTTTATTGTTGGGTACATATTTTGGAATGAAATTAGGCTTTGCTTAG
- a CDS encoding phytoene desaturase family protein, which translates to MSKNNVVVIGAGFAGLSAATHLADQGYQVTLLEKNSTPGGRARKFETEGFVFDMGPSWYWMPDVFETYFSHFGKKPSDYYELLRLDPSYAVIFGDQDFVDIPANLEEFRALLEMMEPGVGPKLDEFLKQAAYKYKVGIQDLVYRPSRSLLEFASPKLLVDMIRMDIFQSMSKHVRKFFKEDKIIRLMEFPVLFLGETANNIPALYSLMNYADIALGTWYPKGGMHKIIEGMVSLAEEKGVKFHFDAEVDHIDIENGLAKAVKTKSGKTFEADIIIAGADYNHIDRHVLQDKYSNYDDKYWDKRVMAPGSLLFYLGIDKKLKNLRHHNLFFDEPLGPHAHAIYTNPRWPEKPLFYASVPSITDPTVAPEGKENLFLLVPLAPDLEDTEEMREKYYQMIMDRLEKLTGQEIRSHVIYKRSYAHNDFKSDYHAFKGNAYGLANTLLQTAILKPSLKNKKVKNLYYTGQLTVPGPGVPPSLISGHVVAKEVIKENNL; encoded by the coding sequence ATGTCAAAAAATAATGTCGTAGTAATTGGGGCTGGCTTTGCTGGCCTTTCTGCTGCTACACACCTTGCTGATCAAGGTTATCAAGTTACGCTTCTTGAAAAAAATAGTACCCCCGGAGGAAGAGCTAGAAAGTTCGAAACCGAGGGTTTTGTTTTTGATATGGGTCCCAGCTGGTATTGGATGCCGGATGTTTTTGAAACTTATTTTTCTCATTTCGGAAAAAAGCCTTCTGATTATTATGAGCTTCTCAGGTTAGATCCTTCCTATGCGGTGATTTTTGGAGATCAAGATTTTGTAGATATACCTGCAAACTTAGAAGAATTTAGAGCTCTGCTTGAAATGATGGAGCCAGGTGTTGGTCCCAAACTGGATGAGTTCCTTAAACAAGCAGCTTATAAATATAAAGTTGGCATTCAAGATTTGGTTTACAGACCTAGTCGCTCTTTGCTAGAGTTTGCTAGTCCAAAGTTATTAGTGGACATGATCAGAATGGATATTTTTCAATCCATGTCTAAGCATGTCAGAAAGTTTTTTAAAGAGGATAAAATCATCAGATTGATGGAGTTTCCTGTTTTGTTTCTTGGTGAGACAGCCAATAATATTCCTGCACTATATTCATTAATGAACTATGCTGATATCGCCCTAGGTACTTGGTATCCAAAAGGTGGGATGCATAAAATTATTGAAGGAATGGTGAGTTTGGCAGAAGAAAAGGGGGTAAAGTTTCATTTCGATGCTGAAGTAGATCATATTGATATTGAAAATGGTCTTGCCAAGGCTGTGAAAACCAAAAGTGGAAAAACTTTTGAAGCTGATATAATCATTGCTGGAGCAGATTACAATCATATCGATAGACATGTGCTTCAAGATAAATACAGCAATTACGATGATAAATACTGGGACAAACGTGTAATGGCACCAGGAAGTCTTCTATTTTATTTGGGCATTGACAAAAAGCTTAAAAATCTCCGTCACCACAATTTGTTCTTCGATGAGCCGCTAGGGCCTCATGCGCATGCAATATATACCAATCCGAGATGGCCAGAAAAGCCGCTTTTTTACGCCTCGGTTCCTTCTATAACCGACCCGACTGTCGCACCTGAAGGAAAAGAAAACTTGTTTCTCTTGGTTCCTCTTGCCCCTGATTTAGAAGATACTGAAGAAATGCGAGAAAAATATTACCAAATGATTATGGATAGATTGGAGAAGTTGACCGGTCAGGAAATTAGAAGTCATGTGATCTACAAGCGATCCTACGCACACAATGATTTCAAATCTGACTATCATGCTTTCAAAGGAAATGCCTATGGATTAGCCAATACGCTTTTACAAACAGCCATTCTTAAGCCTTCCTTGAAAAATAAAAAGGTAAAAAATTTATATTACACAGGACAACTTACTGTTCCAGGACCTGGGGTGCCTCCATCATTAATTTCTGGTCATGTTGTTGCCAAAGAAGTGATCAAAGAAAACAATTTGTAA
- a CDS encoding RNA polymerase sigma factor, protein MTTLEFSYSLNKLSSSLKPFALKLTRDMDDANDLMQDTMVKAFTNKDKFTEGTNLKAWLYTIMKNTFITNYQRMVRRGTFVDTTDNLHYINSGDVLVENGAYGDFTMDDIHEAIEGLDEVYKTPFMMHYRGFKYHEIAEKLDIPIGTVKNRIHIARKILKDDLHVYRHKN, encoded by the coding sequence ATGACAACTCTAGAATTCAGTTACTCATTAAACAAGCTCTCTAGTTCATTAAAGCCTTTCGCTTTAAAATTAACAAGAGATATGGATGACGCAAACGACCTAATGCAAGACACAATGGTTAAGGCGTTCACTAATAAAGACAAGTTTACAGAAGGTACAAATTTGAAAGCTTGGTTATATACTATTATGAAAAACACCTTCATTACCAACTATCAAAGAATGGTAAGAAGAGGTACTTTTGTTGACACTACCGATAATCTTCATTACATCAATTCAGGTGATGTGTTAGTAGAGAATGGAGCTTACGGGGATTTTACAATGGATGATATTCATGAAGCTATCGAGGGTTTAGATGAAGTTTACAAAACTCCATTCATGATGCACTACAGAGGTTTCAAATATCATGAAATAGCTGAAAAATTAGATATACCAATTGGTACAGTTAAAAATAGAATACATATTGCACGTAAAATATTAAAAGACGATCTTCACGTGTACAGACACAAAAACTAA
- a CDS encoding MerR family transcriptional regulator, which translates to MNVSTYSIKDLEQLSGIKAHTLRIWEQRYNLLSPKRTDTNIRFYDDDDLKLILNVALLNDNGYKISKIAKMDLPEIRAEVVKLSERTLTHDDQIHALTICMIEMDEERFDKVLSTNILKIGFEQTMLNIIYPFMSKIGVLWQTGAINPAQEHFMSNLVRQKLIVAIDGQIYKGGGKKFLLFLPEGELHEISLLFAAYLIKLKGHKVFYLGQSTPRADLELIYKMHQPDYLMTVITTSPGAEQVQEYINDLCSKYKESEIILSGYQILGQDLSFPSNVKVMNYIRNIKEYLEELDPVVQEK; encoded by the coding sequence ATGAACGTGAGCACCTATTCGATTAAAGATTTGGAGCAGCTTTCCGGTATCAAAGCACATACTTTGAGAATTTGGGAACAGCGCTACAATTTGCTTTCTCCTAAGAGAACAGATACCAATATCAGATTTTATGACGATGATGATCTAAAACTGATTTTAAATGTCGCTTTGCTCAATGACAATGGCTACAAGATAAGTAAGATCGCCAAAATGGATCTTCCTGAAATCAGAGCAGAAGTGGTCAAGCTTTCGGAACGAACACTGACACATGATGATCAGATTCATGCGCTTACTATATGTATGATAGAAATGGACGAGGAGCGATTTGATAAAGTGCTTTCGACTAATATTCTTAAAATTGGTTTTGAACAGACCATGTTGAATATTATATATCCATTTATGTCAAAAATTGGTGTTCTATGGCAAACTGGTGCTATTAATCCTGCGCAAGAGCATTTTATGAGTAATTTGGTTCGCCAAAAACTCATCGTAGCTATAGACGGGCAGATATATAAAGGTGGTGGGAAGAAATTCCTTCTATTTCTACCAGAAGGGGAATTACATGAAATTTCTCTTTTGTTTGCAGCTTATCTAATTAAGCTAAAAGGACATAAAGTCTTCTATCTGGGGCAAAGTACCCCAAGAGCTGATTTGGAATTGATATACAAAATGCATCAACCTGACTATTTAATGACTGTCATCACTACTTCACCTGGTGCCGAACAAGTACAAGAATATATCAATGATTTGTGCAGTAAATACAAGGAATCAGAGATCATATTATCTGGTTACCAAATACTAGGTCAAGATCTTTCCTTCCCTTCTAATGTCAAAGTGATGAACTATATCAGAAACATTAAAGAGTATCTTGAGGAATTAGATCCAGTTGTTCAAGAAAAATAA
- a CDS encoding sterol desaturase family protein: MMYAILYTLLGFAAMEFSGWFIHKYIMHGPLWSIHKTHHQASKSFFELNDLFSLLFGSIAVILIIKGVGQLDYRFWMGTGISLYGISYFFLHDILIHRRMKWFDKPKNSFLRGIFKAHQAHHATNKKDDAVSFGLFVVPKKYFKAK, from the coding sequence ATGATGTACGCAATCCTTTACACCCTACTAGGTTTTGCCGCTATGGAATTCTCCGGATGGTTTATTCATAAATATATTATGCATGGACCTCTTTGGAGTATTCATAAGACACATCACCAAGCATCTAAATCATTCTTTGAGTTGAATGATTTATTTTCTTTGTTATTCGGGAGCATTGCTGTGATCCTTATTATTAAAGGTGTTGGACAGTTGGACTATAGATTTTGGATGGGGACAGGCATCAGTCTATACGGAATCAGTTATTTCTTTTTACATGATATACTGATACATAGAAGAATGAAATGGTTTGATAAACCAAAAAATTCATTCTTAAGAGGAATTTTCAAAGCGCATCAAGCGCATCATGCCACGAATAAAAAGGATGATGCAGTTTCTTTCGGTTTGTTTGTAGTACCCAAAAAATATTTTAAAGCAAAATGA
- a CDS encoding carotenoid biosynthesis protein, producing MEKTTLNNTSIPFFFNKVNIFKIVITIFHLVGILGMTVPALRPYFQVLTPFHLLLCTGLLFVFHKGWNTAFYLFVILSFGIGYGSEVLGVHTGFPFGNYRYGPVLGFQLFEVPLLIGVNWLLLVYLSGEIFHKKIKNDFIAASLGALVMVLLDVLIEPVAVKLDFWSWENDLIPLSNFIGWFGIAFIIQLIYRKLSFDKSNVLSLYLLINLAIFFLLLNLLL from the coding sequence ATGGAAAAAACCACCCTTAATAATACTTCAATCCCCTTTTTTTTCAATAAGGTCAATATTTTTAAAATTGTCATCACCATATTTCATTTGGTTGGAATATTGGGGATGACGGTGCCTGCGCTCAGACCATATTTTCAAGTTCTAACACCTTTTCATCTTCTTTTGTGTACCGGATTGTTGTTTGTGTTTCATAAAGGGTGGAATACTGCTTTTTATTTATTTGTGATTTTGTCTTTTGGTATAGGTTATGGCTCAGAAGTATTGGGAGTGCATACTGGATTTCCTTTTGGAAATTACAGGTATGGCCCTGTTTTAGGTTTTCAACTTTTCGAGGTTCCACTTTTGATTGGTGTGAATTGGTTGCTTTTGGTCTATCTGAGTGGGGAGATTTTTCACAAAAAAATAAAGAATGACTTCATAGCAGCGAGCTTGGGAGCATTAGTTATGGTTTTGTTGGACGTTTTGATCGAGCCAGTAGCAGTAAAATTGGATTTTTGGTCTTGGGAGAATGACTTGATTCCACTCTCCAATTTTATAGGATGGTTTGGTATTGCTTTTATTATTCAGTTGATTTACAGAAAATTGTCTTTTGATAAGTCGAATGTTCTTTCTTTGTATTTATTAATCAACCTAGCTATTTTCTTTCTTTTACTCAACTTGCTCTTGTAA
- a CDS encoding DUF4286 family protein has protein sequence MILYNVTVNVEKDVEKEWLDWMKNTHIPFVMETKMFVENKLFRIMHDSEDGGINYSVQYFAKDMQDVMAYQHQYFDQHNAIVQKKFPKKLAIFMTLLELV, from the coding sequence ATGATACTATATAATGTAACCGTCAATGTAGAAAAAGACGTGGAAAAAGAATGGCTTGACTGGATGAAAAACACCCACATTCCTTTTGTCATGGAGACGAAAATGTTTGTAGAAAATAAACTGTTTAGAATCATGCATGATTCAGAAGATGGTGGAATCAATTACTCTGTACAATATTTTGCAAAAGATATGCAAGATGTCATGGCTTATCAGCACCAATACTTTGATCAACATAATGCTATCGTACAAAAGAAATTTCCGAAGAAATTAGCGATATTCATGACCTTACTAGAATTGGTCTAA
- a CDS encoding TspO/MBR family protein: MKNWLKLLISIILPQIAGGLGALVTISSVGSWYQSINKPFFNPPSWIFGPTWTVLYIMMGVSLFLIWKSNHPFKKKALWLFAIQLLLNAIWSPAFFGLESPILGLLVIVPLWVMILVCIRAFFPIDIWASYLLIPYLLWVSFATVLNASIWYLN; the protein is encoded by the coding sequence ATGAAAAATTGGCTGAAATTACTGATCTCTATTATCTTACCCCAAATCGCAGGTGGCTTGGGTGCCTTGGTTACTATCTCATCTGTAGGGTCTTGGTATCAGTCCATTAATAAGCCGTTTTTTAATCCCCCTTCTTGGATATTCGGTCCTACTTGGACAGTTCTTTACATTATGATGGGGGTTTCACTTTTTCTAATTTGGAAATCAAATCATCCCTTTAAGAAAAAAGCGCTTTGGTTATTTGCTATTCAGTTGCTTCTCAATGCCATTTGGTCACCAGCATTCTTTGGTCTTGAATCACCAATATTGGGCTTGCTTGTAATAGTACCACTTTGGGTTATGATTTTAGTCTGTATCAGAGCATTTTTCCCAATCGACATATGGGCATCTTACCTCTTGATTCCTTATCTACTTTGGGTAAGCTTTGCCACTGTACTCAATGCAAGTATCTGGTACCTTAATTAA
- a CDS encoding DNA-3-methyladenine glycosylase I, whose translation MPTIPQDPNKFRCPWCMGFEQYIKYHDEEWGVPVYDDQTHFEFLILESAQAGLSWATILKKREGYRHAFADFDYQVVADLPDSYVTELLQDPSIIRNELKIRAAINNAKRFMEIQSQFGSFSKYIWEFVDGKVIDRQLRSMQNAPATTPESDKLAKDLKKRGFKFLGSTTIYAHMQATGLVNDHLTTCFRYEEVKLLAK comes from the coding sequence ATGCCAACTATTCCTCAGGATCCTAACAAATTCAGATGCCCTTGGTGTATGGGCTTTGAGCAATATATCAAATATCACGATGAAGAATGGGGCGTTCCTGTTTATGATGATCAGACACATTTTGAGTTTTTGATTCTTGAGAGTGCACAAGCTGGACTTAGCTGGGCTACTATATTGAAGAAAAGAGAAGGCTACAGACATGCCTTTGCAGACTTTGATTACCAAGTAGTGGCAGATCTTCCCGATTCTTATGTTACTGAACTGCTTCAAGATCCAAGCATCATCAGAAATGAACTGAAAATCCGAGCGGCCATTAACAATGCAAAGCGATTTATGGAAATCCAATCTCAGTTTGGAAGTTTCAGTAAGTATATCTGGGAATTTGTGGATGGAAAAGTGATCGACAGGCAACTCAGGTCCATGCAAAATGCACCTGCTACTACTCCAGAATCAGATAAATTAGCAAAAGACCTCAAAAAGAGAGGATTCAAATTTTTGGGAAGCACTACAATCTATGCACACATGCAAGCTACCGGCTTGGTCAATGATCATCTGACAACTTGTTTTCGCTATGAAGAAGTGAAGCTATTGGCGAAATAA
- a CDS encoding Rieske (2Fe-2S) protein, with protein sequence MKTFILGQNIDQVLEMIPDKSIRVVRLGTTQVCVSRVAKDFFAFESNCPHQRAALNQGWVTVYGEVVCPLHEYRFDMKSGEIRAGSCGDLKTYKTKLTEEGLKIFI encoded by the coding sequence ATGAAAACCTTTATACTAGGGCAAAATATAGACCAAGTTTTAGAAATGATCCCTGACAAAAGCATCAGAGTTGTACGACTAGGAACTACTCAAGTATGCGTATCTCGAGTAGCAAAAGATTTTTTTGCTTTTGAATCGAACTGCCCACATCAAAGAGCTGCATTAAATCAAGGTTGGGTCACTGTCTATGGTGAAGTTGTGTGCCCGCTTCATGAATATCGATTTGATATGAAATCCGGAGAAATTCGAGCAGGTTCATGTGGAGATCTAAAAACCTACAAGACTAAACTTACTGAAGAAGGACTTAAAATTTTTATTTAA
- a CDS encoding tRNA-binding protein: MQTIDYSDFQKIDVRIGTIIRAEVFENARKPAYKIWVDLGDFGIKKSSAQITDLYQPMELIGKQVICICNFSPRQIANFMSEILVTGFDDGQGRISLATVDFPVPNGGKLH, from the coding sequence ATGCAAACGATTGATTACTCTGATTTTCAAAAGATTGATGTCCGAATTGGGACAATTATTCGGGCTGAGGTCTTCGAAAATGCAAGAAAACCTGCCTATAAAATATGGGTAGATTTGGGGGATTTTGGAATCAAAAAGTCCTCTGCTCAAATTACAGATTTGTACCAACCCATGGAACTGATAGGGAAACAGGTCATCTGTATTTGTAATTTTTCTCCAAGACAAATTGCCAATTTTATGTCTGAAATACTAGTTACAGGTTTCGATGATGGTCAAGGTAGAATTTCCTTAGCGACCGTAGATTTTCCTGTTCCCAATGGAGGCAAATTACATTAA
- a CDS encoding fasciclin domain-containing protein, translating to MKTIKLFQTALVILFFIGSNLAIAQGEKTVTVGGAPMYPSKNIVENAVNSKDHTTLVAAVKAAGLVETLQTPGPFTVFAPDNAAFAKLPAGTVETLVKPENKATLTGILTYHVVAGKMGSKEIAAAIKKGNGKAVLTTVQGGKLTAWMQGKDLYISDENGNKSKVTIADVYQSNGVIHSVDTVVLPKSE from the coding sequence ATGAAAACTATCAAATTATTTCAGACAGCTCTTGTCATCCTATTTTTCATAGGTTCGAATTTAGCAATTGCACAAGGTGAAAAAACAGTAACTGTAGGAGGTGCTCCAATGTATCCTTCTAAAAACATTGTAGAAAATGCCGTTAATTCAAAAGACCATACCACATTGGTAGCGGCAGTAAAAGCTGCAGGATTGGTGGAAACTTTACAAACACCTGGTCCATTCACTGTATTTGCTCCTGATAATGCTGCATTTGCAAAATTACCAGCAGGCACTGTAGAAACGCTTGTAAAGCCAGAAAACAAGGCTACTTTAACTGGAATTTTAACTTACCATGTTGTAGCAGGTAAAATGGGTTCAAAAGAAATTGCTGCGGCAATCAAAAAAGGAAATGGTAAAGCTGTGTTAACAACTGTCCAAGGAGGAAAATTGACTGCTTGGATGCAAGGAAAAGACCTTTACATTTCTGATGAAAATGGCAACAAATCAAAAGTAACTATTGCTGATGTGTACCAGTCAAACGGTGTAATCCACTCAGTAGACACAGTAGTATTGCCTAAAAGCGAGTAA